In the genome of Oncorhynchus clarkii lewisi isolate Uvic-CL-2024 chromosome 22, UVic_Ocla_1.0, whole genome shotgun sequence, one region contains:
- the LOC139380372 gene encoding frizzled-7a, giving the protein MVESAHWAGTARCALVILCALFPLCSGQSHGEKGISIPEHGFCQPISIPLCTDIAYNQTIMPNLLGHTNQEDAGLEVHQFYPLVKVQCSMDLKFFLCSMYAPVCTVLEQAIPPCRSLCERARQGCEALMNKFGFQWPERLRCENFPVHGAGEICVGQNTSDTGSPTSYPTPYLPELITLPPNMGRPSQQQEFSCPLQLQVPNYLNYYFMGVKDCGAPCEPTKPNGLMYFREEEVKFGRLWVGIWSILCCVSTLFTVLTYLVDMRRFCYPERPIIFLSGCYFMVATAYATGFILEEKVVCVDKFKDTGYKTVAQGTKKEGCTILFMILYFFGMASSIWWVILSFTWFLSAGMKWGHEAIEANSPYFHLAAWAVPAVKTITILAMGQVDGDLLTGVCYVGINSVDSLRGFVLAPLFVYLFIGTSFLLAGFVSLFRIRTIMKHDGTKTEKLEKLMVRIGVFSVLYTVPATIIIACYFYEQAFREQWEKTWHTQICKRFAVPCPPNNFALMTPDFTVFMIKYLMTLIVGITSGFWIWSGKTLQSWRRFYKRLSTSNEGETTV; this is encoded by the coding sequence aTGGTGGAATCGGCTCATTGGGCAGGTACGGCGCGTTGTGCGCTGGTGATCTTGTGTGCGCTTTTCCCGTTGTGTTCAGGCCAGTCCCACGGTGAGAAGGGCATCTCTATACCCGAACACGGCTTCTGCCAGCCCATCTCCATACCCCTCTGTACGGACATCGCATATAACCAGACCATCATGCCGAATCTCCTCGGTCACACGAACCAGGAAGACGCCGGGCTTGAGGTGCACCAGTTCTACCCGCTCGTCAAGGTCCAGTGTTCCATGGACCTGAAGTTCTTCCTGTGTTCTATGTACGCGCCGGTCTGTACGGTGCTCGAGCAGGCTATCCCGCCGTGCAGGTCTCTGTGTGAGCGGGCGAGACAAGGCTGCGAGGCCCTGATGAATAAGTTCGGTTTCCAGTGGCCGGAGAGGCTCCGCTGTGAGAACTTCCCCGTCCACGGAGCGGGAGAGATCTGTGTGGGTCAAAACACCTCGGACACCGGTAGCCCCACCTCGTACCCAACACCCTACCTTCCTGAGCTCATCACTCTACCCCCCAATATGGGTCGACCGAGCCAGCAACAGGAGTTCTCCTGCCCGCTACAACTGCAGGTGCCCAACTATCTGAACTACTACTTTATGGGGGTTAAGGACTGCGGCGCGCCTTGCGAGCCCACCAAGCCCAACGGGTTGATGTATTTtcgggaggaggaggtgaagttTGGCCGGCTCTGGGTCGGGATCTGGTCCATTCTGTGCTGTGTGAGCACCCTGTTCACAGTGCTGACCTATCTAGTGGACATGCGACGGTTCTGCTACCCGGAGAGGCCTATCATCTTCCTCTCCGGCTGTTACTTCATGGTGGCCACTGCCTACGCCACCGGGTTCATCTTAGAGGAGAAAGTGGTGTGTGTTGATAAATTCAAGGATACTGGTTATAAGACTGTAGCTCAGGGAACTAAGAAGGAGGGCTGTACAATTCTCTTTATGATTCTGTATTTCTTCGGCATGGCCAGCTCTAtatggtgggtgattctgtcctTCACATGGTTCCTCTCTGCCGGTATGAAGTGGGGGCATGAAGCCATTGAGGCCAACTCTCCGTATTTCCACCTCGCTGCCTGGGCTGTACCCGCTGTTAAAACGATTACCATCCTGGCCATGGGACAGGTGGATGGAGATCTACTCACAGGGGTGTGTTATGTGGGCATCAACAGTGTGGATTCCTTGCGTGGTTTTGTTCTGGCACCTCTTTTTGTCTACTTGTTTATAGGGACGTCGTTCCTTCTCGCGGGATTTGTCTCTCTGTTCCGGATCAGAACTATCATGAAACACGACGGAACCAAGACGGAGAAGCTGGAGAAGCTTATGGTTCGGATCGGAGTGTTCAGTGTCCTCTACACCGTTCCTGCCACGATCATCATAGCCTGTTACTTCTACGAGCAGGCGTTCCGTGAACAGTGGGAGAAAACTTGGCATACACAGATCTGTAAAAGGTTTGCTGTGCCTTGTCCACCAAACAATTTTGCGCTCATGACGCCAGACTTTACTGTCTTCATGATTAAGTATTTGATGACTTTGATTGTCGGCATCACCTCCGGGTTTTGGATATGGTCAGGCAAAACACTGCAGTCATGGCGCAGGTTCTATAAGAGACTGAGTACCAGCAACGAGGGAGAAACGACAGTATGA